A genomic region of Azoarcus sp. KH32C contains the following coding sequences:
- a CDS encoding type I secretion system permease/ATPase codes for MKNLAPASLAHGKSELASLLGRCRSSFVIAGLFSFFVNVLMLTPAIYMLEIYDRVLPTSSQPTLAMLTLIVIFLFAVLGVLEWVRSQILIAASARIDGTLGGRVFDAVFVRSLASSGRVSSAQPLGDLMQLRQFLTGPSLFAFFDAPWIPIYVAMMFLFHPLYGVVGIASALVLVCLTAWGEGVTRGDLERSTLLSHEATQLTQQQLRNTEIIEALGMRERMRERWLQRQSRALALQVRASRRGGAVSTLSKVFRLTIQSVILGVGAWLAIHKEVTPGLLIAGSILLGRALAPLDLMIGGWRGFQGARGAYRRLAALLAAAPAGEEGMALPAPRGELSLEHVTVQPSGVAAPVLRDVSLKLPVGATLGVIGPSGSGKSTLLRTMLGLYPLRGGSVRLDGAELSQWTRERLGPYFGYLPQDVELLEGTVAENIARFGDIDAERVVAAARAAGVHELILHLPQGYETVLAGNVLALSAGQRQRIGLARALYGDPCLIVLDEPNSNLDQEGEAALAQSLQELKAQGRTIVVVSHRAPLLEQLDLLAVMLDGQLNRFGPREKVLASLHGVIAKVPPAPVRAASAVS; via the coding sequence ATGAAAAACCTCGCACCTGCAAGCCTCGCGCACGGGAAATCCGAACTGGCGAGCCTTCTCGGGCGCTGCCGTTCTTCATTTGTGATCGCCGGCCTTTTCAGCTTCTTCGTCAACGTGCTAATGCTGACGCCGGCGATCTACATGCTCGAGATCTACGACCGCGTGCTGCCGACCAGCAGCCAGCCGACGCTGGCGATGCTGACCCTGATCGTCATATTCCTGTTTGCCGTCCTGGGCGTGCTCGAATGGGTGCGCTCGCAGATCCTGATCGCGGCGAGTGCGCGCATCGACGGCACGCTCGGCGGGCGCGTGTTCGACGCCGTGTTCGTGCGTTCGCTCGCGAGCAGCGGCCGGGTTTCCAGTGCGCAACCGCTCGGCGATCTGATGCAATTGCGTCAGTTCCTCACCGGTCCGTCGCTTTTCGCGTTCTTCGACGCGCCGTGGATCCCGATTTACGTCGCCATGATGTTTCTCTTCCATCCGCTGTACGGCGTGGTGGGGATCGCGTCGGCGCTCGTCCTGGTCTGTCTCACGGCCTGGGGTGAGGGCGTGACGCGCGGCGATCTCGAACGCTCGACCCTGCTCTCGCACGAGGCGACTCAGCTCACCCAGCAGCAGTTGCGCAACACCGAGATCATCGAGGCGCTCGGCATGCGCGAACGGATGCGCGAGCGCTGGCTGCAACGGCAATCGCGGGCATTGGCGCTGCAGGTGCGCGCCAGCCGGCGCGGGGGCGCGGTCTCGACGCTGTCCAAGGTGTTCCGCCTGACGATCCAGTCGGTGATCCTCGGCGTCGGGGCCTGGCTGGCAATTCACAAGGAAGTCACGCCCGGCCTGCTGATCGCCGGATCGATCCTGCTGGGGCGCGCGCTTGCACCACTGGATCTGATGATCGGGGGCTGGCGCGGCTTTCAGGGCGCGCGCGGCGCGTACCGGCGCCTCGCGGCCCTGCTCGCAGCCGCGCCCGCAGGCGAGGAGGGCATGGCCCTGCCGGCGCCTCGGGGCGAACTGTCGCTCGAGCATGTCACAGTGCAGCCCTCGGGTGTCGCGGCGCCGGTGCTGCGCGACGTGAGCCTCAAGCTGCCAGTCGGGGCGACGCTGGGCGTGATCGGCCCCAGCGGTTCCGGCAAGTCGACGTTGCTGCGTACGATGCTCGGCCTGTATCCGCTGCGCGGGGGAAGCGTGCGGCTGGACGGCGCCGAACTCTCGCAATGGACGCGTGAGCGCCTCGGTCCCTACTTCGGTTATCTGCCGCAGGACGTCGAGCTGCTCGAAGGCACGGTCGCGGAGAACATCGCGCGCTTCGGCGACATCGATGCCGAGCGTGTCGTGGCTGCGGCGCGCGCCGCCGGGGTGCACGAGTTGATCCTACATTTGCCCCAGGGCTACGAGACGGTGCTCGCGGGCAATGTCCTGGCGCTCTCGGCGGGGCAGCGTCAGCGAATCGGCCTGGCCCGCGCCCTCTACGGCGATCCCTGCCTGATCGTGCTCGACGAACCCAATTCGAATCTGGATCAGGAAGGCGAGGCGGCCCTGGCGCAGAGTTTGCAGGAGTTGAAGGCGCAAGGGCGCACGATCGTCGTGGTCAGCCATCGCGCGCCGCTGTTGGAGCAGCTCGATCTGCTCGCCGTGATGCTGGACGGGCAGCTGAACCGCTTCGGACCGCGTGAGAAAGTGCTGGCTTCGCTGCATGGGGTGATCGCGAAAGTGCCGCCGGCACCGGTGCGCGCCGCGTCCGCTGTCAGCTGA
- a CDS encoding HlyD family type I secretion periplasmic adaptor subunit codes for MNHDNTFGEIFSDTGIRDPEAFAAPVVLGNDRDFRRLGLLIVAVVFGVFGLWAGLAPLDSAAVGRGVITVENYRKTVQHLEGGIVRAIQVHDGDKVRRDQVLATLDDTEAKAQLELQRGHWLVALAREARLSAQRDSLERVVYPQALLDATDDPRVQEAMQVQNQTFRVRRMAHEGEIAIYQQQIDQFGARGRGLRAQQQSQQQLASSYKGELVDFEALLNEGFTERQKVRELERNLATSEGRIGELAAQIAETETQIGETRLKIVQLRKDLQREVAQELAEVQADIFALQEKMRALQATMARTVVRAPEPGTVLGLSVHTIGAVIQPGGRMMDIVPEGERLIVDAQMSPLDIDRLRVGQIADLRFTSFKTRETPKIEGRVVNVSADSLSDPEKKESYYLVRVEVSPRGLEDLAHYQLELVPGMPCEVLVNTGSRTFLQYLGDPLFNAVARSFRED; via the coding sequence ATGAATCACGACAATACATTCGGCGAAATATTCAGCGACACGGGGATCCGCGACCCCGAGGCCTTCGCCGCCCCGGTCGTGCTGGGAAACGATCGCGACTTCCGCCGCCTCGGGCTTCTCATCGTGGCCGTCGTGTTCGGCGTGTTCGGATTGTGGGCCGGGCTCGCGCCGCTCGACAGCGCCGCGGTCGGGCGTGGCGTGATCACCGTGGAGAACTACCGCAAGACGGTGCAGCACCTCGAAGGCGGCATCGTACGGGCGATCCAGGTGCACGATGGCGACAAGGTCAGGCGCGACCAGGTGCTCGCGACGCTTGACGACACGGAGGCAAAGGCACAGCTGGAGCTGCAGCGCGGGCACTGGCTCGTCGCGCTGGCGCGCGAGGCGCGTCTTTCGGCGCAGCGCGACAGCCTCGAGCGCGTTGTCTATCCGCAGGCCCTGCTCGACGCGACCGACGATCCTCGCGTCCAGGAGGCGATGCAGGTCCAGAATCAGACCTTCCGCGTGCGCCGTATGGCCCACGAAGGCGAGATCGCCATCTACCAGCAGCAGATCGACCAGTTCGGCGCCCGCGGGCGCGGGCTGCGCGCCCAGCAGCAAAGCCAGCAACAGCTCGCAAGCTCGTACAAGGGGGAACTGGTGGATTTCGAGGCGCTGCTGAACGAAGGTTTCACCGAACGTCAGAAAGTTCGCGAGCTGGAGCGCAATCTCGCTACGAGCGAGGGTCGCATCGGCGAACTGGCGGCCCAGATCGCCGAGACGGAAACGCAGATCGGGGAGACGCGGCTGAAGATCGTGCAACTGCGCAAGGACCTGCAGCGCGAAGTGGCGCAGGAGCTCGCCGAGGTGCAGGCCGACATCTTTGCCTTGCAGGAGAAAATGCGCGCGCTGCAGGCGACGATGGCGCGCACGGTCGTGCGCGCGCCCGAGCCGGGCACGGTGCTCGGGCTGTCGGTGCACACGATTGGCGCGGTGATCCAGCCCGGTGGCCGCATGATGGACATCGTGCCCGAGGGTGAGCGGCTGATCGTCGATGCGCAGATGTCGCCGCTGGACATCGACCGCCTGCGGGTGGGGCAGATCGCGGACCTGCGCTTCACCTCGTTCAAGACGCGCGAAACGCCGAAGATCGAAGGCCGGGTCGTAAACGTGTCCGCGGACAGCCTCAGCGACCCGGAGAAGAAGGAATCCTACTATCTGGTGCGCGTCGAGGTTTCGCCGCGCGGGCTCGAGGATCTCGCGCACTACCAGCTCGAACTCGTGCCGGGGATGCCCTGCGAAGTCCTCGTCAACACCGGCAGCCGCACCTTCCTGCAATATCTTGGGGACCCTCTGTTCAACGCGGTCGCGCGCTCGTTCAGGGAGGATTGA
- a CDS encoding TolC family outer membrane protein: protein MSSLVAPVLALALILAPAEGSAQAEGASLLDLYHQAIATHPSLIAQQGALDRANARHDFARSRLLPQAAATLSYARNDFHGKVEQPDTYNTHRHSLNLRQALFDVPSARQIDAEARRVGQSEQEFDAMRTDVASELLDRVLAVLDASEELVVVQSEKEAVGGQRAQLHRMAERQMAKVTDRLEADARYAVLEAKEIEARNAVLTALEDLRESTGLEVDVLNPLSATNLPPLTDDLDAWVARGMERSPKLAAAREAIEAETRGVESARAEHLPKIALTAGKTWADSDSDSRRNEAFNVLSVGVQLNIPIYEGGRTQAGVREALARQLVAQAQFEQTRREIEREVRSAWLKAEGGRQRIDASRQSVEAQELARQAQQRGFELGVVTVVDLLDAQHRLYRARGDHARARHDYLRELATLHRYAGALNEDDMAAFSAYFSAEPRRLR, encoded by the coding sequence ATGTCCTCCCTCGTCGCCCCGGTGCTCGCGCTCGCATTGATCCTCGCACCGGCCGAAGGCAGCGCGCAGGCCGAGGGGGCGAGCCTGCTGGACCTGTATCACCAGGCGATCGCCACCCACCCGTCACTGATCGCGCAACAGGGCGCGCTCGACCGTGCGAACGCAAGACACGACTTTGCGCGGAGCCGCCTGTTGCCGCAGGCAGCGGCTACGCTGAGCTACGCGCGCAACGACTTTCACGGCAAGGTCGAACAGCCAGACACCTATAACACGCATCGGCATTCGCTGAACCTGCGGCAGGCACTGTTCGACGTGCCATCCGCGCGCCAGATCGATGCCGAGGCGCGGCGGGTGGGGCAGAGCGAGCAGGAGTTCGACGCGATGCGTACCGACGTCGCTTCTGAGCTGCTCGACCGAGTGCTGGCCGTGCTCGATGCCAGCGAAGAACTCGTCGTGGTCCAGTCCGAGAAGGAGGCGGTCGGGGGGCAGCGTGCGCAGTTGCATCGCATGGCCGAGCGGCAGATGGCAAAGGTCACCGACAGGCTCGAGGCCGATGCCCGCTATGCGGTGCTGGAGGCGAAAGAGATCGAGGCGCGCAACGCGGTCCTTACGGCGCTGGAAGATTTGCGTGAGAGTACCGGCCTCGAAGTCGACGTACTGAACCCGCTTTCCGCGACCAACCTGCCTCCGCTCACGGACGATCTCGACGCCTGGGTGGCTCGCGGTATGGAGCGGAGCCCGAAACTCGCGGCGGCACGCGAGGCGATCGAGGCAGAGACGCGGGGTGTGGAAAGCGCACGGGCCGAGCATCTTCCCAAGATCGCACTCACGGCGGGCAAGACATGGGCCGACAGCGATTCCGACAGCCGACGCAATGAGGCCTTCAACGTCCTGTCGGTGGGCGTGCAGCTCAACATCCCGATCTACGAAGGCGGGCGGACCCAAGCGGGCGTGCGTGAGGCGCTGGCGCGCCAACTGGTCGCCCAGGCGCAATTCGAGCAGACGCGGCGCGAAATCGAGCGCGAGGTGCGAAGCGCCTGGCTCAAGGCGGAGGGCGGACGACAGCGCATCGACGCCAGCCGGCAGTCCGTGGAAGCCCAGGAGCTCGCGCGGCAGGCCCAGCAGCGGGGTTTCGAGCTCGGGGTCGTCACCGTCGTCGATCTCCTCGATGCGCAACACCGCCTGTATCGTGCCCGCGGCGACCATGCCCGCGCACGGCACGATTACCTGCGCGAGCTGGCGACGCTGCATCGCTACGCCGGCGCGCTGAACGAGGATGACATGGCGGCGTTCAGCGCATATTTCTCCGCTGAGCCGCGTCGGCTGCGCTGA
- a CDS encoding response regulator transcription factor gives MGINLVLVDPSPVVLLGLVHAFGAEADFTIQACVQDCDNALQAVRQFAPDIVVLDLMLPEKNGIELIRALKRERSPSRPVVFAMRPSAKDALEVVRLGVRGVVTKDMALHWLVRCIREVHAGRQWLEKEIAVHAIGNLLETEEANREIASVLTPREIQVARMVSQGLPNKTVAGRLDISEGTAKLHLHHIYRKLQLNGRIALVRYMQKAGL, from the coding sequence ATGGGGATCAATCTGGTCCTGGTCGACCCGAGCCCCGTCGTTCTCCTCGGCCTGGTGCACGCCTTCGGCGCCGAAGCGGATTTCACGATCCAGGCCTGCGTCCAGGACTGCGACAATGCGCTCCAGGCCGTGCGGCAATTCGCGCCGGATATCGTGGTGCTCGATCTGATGCTTCCGGAGAAGAACGGCATCGAGCTGATCCGGGCGCTGAAGCGCGAACGATCGCCGAGCCGCCCGGTCGTCTTTGCGATGCGGCCGAGCGCGAAGGATGCCCTGGAGGTTGTTCGGCTCGGCGTCAGGGGCGTGGTGACCAAGGACATGGCCTTGCATTGGCTGGTCCGTTGCATTCGCGAAGTCCATGCCGGCCGCCAGTGGCTGGAGAAGGAGATCGCCGTCCATGCGATCGGGAATCTGCTCGAGACGGAGGAAGCGAACCGCGAGATCGCCTCGGTGCTCACTCCACGCGAGATCCAGGTGGCACGGATGGTGAGTCAGGGGCTCCCCAACAAGACCGTCGCGGGCCGGCTGGACATCTCCGAGGGCACGGCAAAGCTGCATCTCCACCACATCTATCGCAAGCTCCAGCTGAACGGGCGCATCGCCCTCGTGCGATACATGCAGAAGGCGGGACTCTAG
- a CDS encoding glutathione peroxidase: MDTPLYDIEVERLTGGAFKLREYAGKVLLIVNTASECGFTPQYASLEKLYETYRDRGLVVLGFPCNQFGAQEPGNSEEIAGFCSKNYGVSFPMFAKIDVNGEKTHPLYAWLKKEARGVLGTEAIKWNFTKFLVDRNGTRVERFAPRTTPESITSEIEALL, from the coding sequence ATGGACACCCCGCTCTACGACATCGAGGTCGAACGCCTCACAGGCGGTGCCTTCAAGCTGCGCGAATACGCCGGAAAGGTGCTGCTCATCGTCAATACCGCGAGCGAATGCGGCTTTACGCCACAGTACGCCTCCCTCGAAAAGCTCTATGAAACCTACCGCGACCGCGGCCTCGTGGTCCTGGGCTTTCCGTGCAACCAGTTCGGCGCGCAAGAACCGGGCAACTCGGAGGAGATCGCGGGCTTCTGCTCGAAGAACTACGGCGTCAGCTTCCCGATGTTCGCGAAGATCGACGTGAACGGCGAAAAGACCCACCCGCTCTATGCTTGGCTGAAAAAGGAGGCGCGAGGCGTGCTGGGCACCGAAGCGATCAAGTGGAATTTCACGAAATTCCTCGTGGATCGCAACGGTACCCGCGTCGAACGCTTCGCCCCGCGTACGACACCCGAATCGATCACCAGCGAGATCGAAGCGCTGCTGTAA